In Pectobacterium aroidearum, the following are encoded in one genomic region:
- a CDS encoding WYL domain-containing protein translates to MAKTSMTGSEQVVKGRSWGLERRLQFIDFRLRWSGHINRTDLTSFFGLSIPQASLDIAKYIELAPYNLVYDRRTKTYTATPTFSAVYPQNSAQRYLAELLAMKTGVLEADASFIESAPEVCWVNIPLNIYNEQVVEVIVRAIRDKTAVNICYQSSSSMDNSPRLISPHALGNDGVRWRVRAYCHIRQQFSDFTLTRILSIEGVELSTIDPTSDYSWHTYLQLILAPSDKLPLAHQRALELEYGMTNRELNVSCRLACLHETLKQFHISLTDENNEEDQLFVLKNKEDIQALLGA, encoded by the coding sequence ATGGCGAAAACTTCAATGACAGGTTCAGAACAGGTAGTGAAAGGGCGCAGCTGGGGACTGGAACGTCGGCTTCAATTCATCGACTTTCGGTTACGGTGGAGTGGGCACATAAATCGTACAGATTTAACGTCTTTTTTTGGGTTATCTATCCCTCAGGCGTCGCTCGATATCGCTAAATATATTGAGCTCGCCCCTTATAATCTGGTCTACGATCGACGAACCAAAACTTACACGGCTACGCCAACATTCTCTGCGGTCTACCCACAGAATTCCGCCCAGCGCTATTTAGCAGAATTATTGGCAATGAAAACGGGCGTCCTTGAAGCAGATGCCAGTTTCATCGAGTCTGCTCCAGAAGTGTGCTGGGTGAATATCCCGCTCAACATCTACAATGAACAGGTTGTTGAAGTCATTGTCAGAGCGATTCGTGACAAAACGGCGGTGAACATCTGCTATCAATCCTCATCATCAATGGATAATTCGCCACGGCTGATTTCCCCACACGCTTTAGGCAATGATGGCGTTCGGTGGCGAGTGCGTGCCTACTGTCATATCAGGCAGCAATTTAGTGACTTCACGCTTACGCGCATCCTCAGCATTGAAGGCGTCGAACTTTCGACAATCGATCCCACTAGCGATTATTCGTGGCATACCTATCTTCAGTTAATTTTGGCTCCGAGCGATAAACTGCCGCTGGCACATCAACGCGCGTTGGAATTGGAATATGGTATGACCAATAGAGAGTTGAATGTATCCTGCCGTCTGGCATGTTTACATGAAACACTCAAGCAATTCCATATCAGCTTAACGGATGAAAATAACGAAGAAGATCAGCTGTTTGTATTGAAAAACAAAGAAGATATTCAAGCACTTCTGGGGGCGTGA